In Halorhabdus rudnickae, the following proteins share a genomic window:
- a CDS encoding O-acetylhomoserine aminocarboxypropyltransferase/cysteine synthase family protein, whose translation MSDDDRGFHTDALHVGQEDPDPATGARAPPLYQTTSYVFEDAEDAAAQFALEKEGHIYSRLMNPTNSLLQQRLAKLEGGIGAVATASGMAALNLATFLLADVGDNVVTASALYGGTYTYYTHTAPRQGVEARFVDTLDYDAYEEAIDDDTAYVHLETIGNPALVTPDIERIADIAHDHGVPLLVDNTFATPYLCNPLEHGADLVWNSTTKWIHGSGTTIGGILVDGGSFPWDEYAEKYPEIAGDNPAYHGVNFRERFGDAAFTYAAIARGLRDLGNQQAPFDAWQTIQGLETLPMRMERHSQNAQAVAEYLEDHDDVSWVNYPGLESHETHEEATKYLDGGYGGMITFGLEAGYEAARDTVESTELASLLANVGDAKTLIIHPASTTHQQLTDEEKAAAGVTDDMVRLSVGVEDTEDIIDDLDQAITWATH comes from the coding sequence ATGAGCGACGACGACCGCGGATTCCATACGGACGCACTGCACGTCGGGCAGGAAGACCCCGACCCGGCGACTGGGGCTCGGGCCCCGCCGCTGTATCAGACGACGAGTTACGTCTTCGAGGACGCAGAAGACGCTGCCGCACAGTTCGCCCTGGAGAAGGAGGGTCACATCTACTCGCGGCTGATGAACCCGACCAACTCGCTGCTCCAGCAGCGCCTCGCCAAACTCGAGGGCGGTATCGGCGCTGTTGCCACCGCTTCAGGGATGGCCGCGCTCAATCTCGCGACGTTCCTGCTCGCGGACGTCGGTGACAACGTCGTCACCGCCTCGGCCCTCTATGGTGGCACCTACACCTATTACACCCACACGGCCCCCCGCCAGGGTGTCGAGGCGCGCTTCGTCGATACGCTCGACTACGACGCCTACGAGGAAGCCATCGACGACGACACTGCTTACGTCCATCTCGAAACCATCGGTAATCCAGCACTGGTGACGCCTGACATCGAGCGGATCGCCGACATCGCCCACGACCATGGCGTTCCGCTGTTGGTGGACAACACCTTTGCGACGCCGTATCTCTGCAACCCACTCGAACACGGCGCCGATCTCGTCTGGAACTCGACGACGAAGTGGATCCACGGCTCGGGGACGACAATCGGCGGGATTCTCGTCGACGGCGGGTCGTTCCCCTGGGACGAGTACGCCGAGAAGTACCCGGAGATTGCGGGGGACAACCCCGCCTATCACGGCGTCAACTTTCGGGAGCGCTTTGGCGACGCCGCGTTCACTTACGCCGCAATCGCCCGCGGATTGCGCGATCTGGGCAACCAGCAGGCTCCATTCGACGCCTGGCAGACGATCCAGGGCCTGGAGACACTCCCCATGCGGATGGAGCGCCACAGCCAGAACGCACAGGCCGTCGCCGAGTACCTCGAAGACCACGATGACGTCTCCTGGGTCAACTACCCCGGCCTGGAGAGCCACGAAACCCACGAGGAAGCCACGAAATACCTCGATGGCGGCTACGGCGGGATGATCACCTTCGGCCTGGAAGCGGGCTACGAGGCCGCACGCGACACCGTCGAGTCGACGGAGCTCGCCAGCCTGCTGGCGAACGTCGGCGACGCCAAGACGCTCATCATCCACCCGGCCTCGACGACTCATCAGCAACTCACCGACGAGGAGAAGGCTGCCGCGGGCGTCACCGACGACATGGTTCGGCTCTCTGTCGGCGTCGAGGACACCGAGGACATCATCGACGATCTCGACCAGGCGATCACCTGGGCAACGCATTAA
- a CDS encoding class 1 fructose-bisphosphatase: protein MPVIDAGAQDRDSGGDGAGRAVTEILTTIAATTPAIRDALGSRRHAVGSVNPSGETQLAADTFTDEVLEERLLALGGVSAYASEEREHVVGDGDGLSVAVDPLDGSGNLASNNSLGIVLGIYDAPLPAAGGDLVAAAVVTFGPITVMITARNDTVTEYLLEGGVPTVLRSDVSIPDDPEIFALGGREWEWDKGFQQFANELRDEYKLRYTGAVIADLPRILTNGGIYAYPAVESYPNGKPRHQFEAVPISYIVEAAGGGSSDETGSLLRSSVDELHARTPLAIGNESLVERFEASR, encoded by the coding sequence ATGCCGGTTATCGACGCCGGAGCTCAGGACAGGGATTCGGGTGGGGATGGGGCGGGCCGTGCCGTCACGGAGATACTGACTACAATCGCCGCGACCACTCCGGCGATCAGGGACGCGCTGGGTTCGCGCCGCCACGCTGTCGGGTCCGTGAATCCGAGTGGCGAGACGCAACTGGCTGCGGACACGTTCACCGACGAGGTACTCGAGGAGCGACTGCTCGCCCTCGGGGGAGTGAGTGCCTACGCGAGCGAGGAGCGAGAACATGTGGTCGGCGACGGCGACGGACTATCCGTTGCGGTCGATCCGCTCGACGGTTCCGGGAACCTCGCCTCGAACAACAGCCTGGGGATCGTCCTCGGTATCTACGATGCGCCCCTTCCAGCTGCGGGCGGCGATCTGGTCGCTGCGGCGGTCGTCACTTTCGGCCCGATAACGGTGATGATCACGGCGCGAAACGACACCGTAACTGAGTATCTCCTTGAAGGCGGGGTACCGACGGTCCTTCGATCCGACGTGTCTATTCCTGACGACCCCGAGATCTTCGCGCTCGGCGGCCGGGAGTGGGAGTGGGACAAAGGCTTCCAGCAATTCGCGAACGAACTACGAGACGAGTACAAACTCCGCTATACTGGTGCCGTGATCGCGGATTTGCCTCGGATCCTCACCAACGGCGGCATCTACGCCTATCCCGCCGTCGAGTCCTACCCGAACGGTAAGCCGCGCCACCAGTTCGAGGCGGTCCCGATCAGCTACATCGTCGAGGCTGCCGGGGGCGGCTCTTCCGACGAGACCGGCTCGTTGCTGCGCTCTTCCGTCGATGAACTCCACGCTCGGACGCCGCTGGCGATCGGCAACGAGTCGCTGGTCGAGCGTTTCGAAGCCTCGCGGTGA
- a CDS encoding fibronectin type III-like domain-contianing protein: protein MDVEDESEMSARSIPPAPAPQARPVQELRAFERVHLDPGESATVTFAIDATQLAFHDCDMNLTVEPGEYELRVGSSAADIRTIGDFEIVGEPRKLARSARTYFSETVLDR, encoded by the coding sequence ATGGATGTCGAGGACGAAAGCGAGATGTCTGCCAGGTCTATACCACCAGCGCCGGCCCCCCAGGCCCGTCCAGTCCAGGAACTGCGGGCCTTCGAGCGCGTTCACCTCGACCCCGGCGAGTCCGCCACGGTCACGTTCGCGATCGACGCCACCCAGCTTGCGTTCCACGACTGTGACATGAACCTGACTGTCGAACCCGGTGAGTACGAACTCCGCGTCGGGTCCTCGGCCGCCGACATCCGAACTATTGGCGATTTCGAGATCGTCGGCGAACCGCGGAAACTCGCCCGGAGTGCCCGCACGTACTTCAGCGAGACTGTACTCGACAGGTAA
- a CDS encoding alpha/beta hydrolase: protein MTGADAAEREGLPSVRIEKGVTYAQRDAGAMKLDLYVPETDRKPPLCVYVHGGGWVMETRENAPDLDRYAAEWSVAFASVSYRLAPIPAGADPEFRPDPDNPTPNGIFPDQILDVKAAIRWLRANAGTYGFDAGDIAVWGASSGGHLASLAATLEDVADLEGETYPTQAVEKQVAPERSGAVQALVAWYPVMDFRNLPDRPDSVESLLLGGPIAENPERARLASPQAHATPDSPPTLLMHGRSDEVVPIGQSRRFYDALTERGVDATLYELDERGHVFDQTSERSAMDGLTNEPRPGQAVLASAHDEEGSTAEVLLDTVPPAGPDAIEQFLRRTIH from the coding sequence GTGACGGGGGCCGACGCCGCGGAGCGCGAGGGTCTGCCGTCCGTCAGGATCGAGAAAGGCGTCACGTACGCCCAGCGCGATGCGGGCGCGATGAAACTCGATCTGTACGTCCCCGAGACGGACCGAAAACCGCCGCTTTGCGTCTACGTCCACGGTGGTGGCTGGGTGATGGAGACGCGCGAGAACGCACCCGATCTCGACCGGTACGCGGCCGAGTGGAGTGTCGCGTTCGCGAGCGTGAGTTACCGCCTCGCGCCGATCCCCGCAGGTGCCGACCCCGAATTTCGTCCGGACCCCGACAACCCGACGCCGAACGGCATCTTTCCCGACCAGATCCTCGACGTGAAGGCGGCGATCAGGTGGCTGCGGGCCAACGCGGGAACCTACGGGTTCGACGCCGGGGACATCGCCGTCTGGGGAGCGTCGTCGGGGGGACACCTGGCCAGTCTCGCCGCCACGCTCGAGGATGTCGCGGACCTCGAAGGGGAAACGTACCCGACGCAGGCAGTCGAAAAGCAGGTCGCCCCAGAGCGATCGGGTGCGGTCCAGGCCCTCGTCGCTTGGTACCCCGTCATGGACTTTCGGAACCTCCCGGACCGTCCGGATAGCGTCGAGTCGCTCCTGCTCGGCGGACCGATCGCCGAGAACCCCGAGAGAGCGAGACTTGCGAGTCCGCAGGCGCACGCCACGCCCGATAGTCCGCCCACGCTTCTGATGCACGGACGCTCGGACGAGGTCGTCCCGATCGGCCAGAGCAGACGCTTCTACGACGCACTGACTGAACGAGGGGTCGACGCGACGCTGTACGAACTCGACGAGCGCGGACACGTCTTCGATCAGACGTCCGAACGCTCGGCCATGGATGGGCTGACGAACGAGCCGCGGCCGGGCCAGGCCGTTCTGGCGAGCGCGCACGACGAGGAAGGGTCGACCGCTGAGGTACTTCTCGACACCGTTCCGCCGGCCGGCCCCGACGCGATCGAACAGTTCCTGAGACGGACCATCCACTGA
- the serB gene encoding phosphoserine phosphatase SerB — protein sequence MLVAFDFDGTLSGDEMTTFLAEKVGVVEKMDAITERAMAGEIEYAQSLRERCALLEGLDDEATRDAFSRVQLRPGAADVIGALNDAGVTTAVLTGGFERGVDAALEDADVSVDRIVSNRLPVADGQLTGEVEGPLIEGTKDDALSDLAEAYGVEMDQTIAVGDGANDLPMLEVAGLAVGFDPKPAVGPACDVVVESMDELHDVLEAEGVL from the coding sequence ATGCTAGTCGCCTTCGACTTCGACGGGACGCTTTCCGGAGACGAAATGACGACCTTTCTGGCCGAGAAGGTCGGCGTCGTCGAGAAGATGGATGCCATCACCGAGCGCGCAATGGCCGGCGAGATCGAGTACGCCCAGAGCCTTCGGGAGCGGTGTGCGTTGCTGGAAGGGCTGGACGACGAAGCGACCCGAGACGCCTTTTCGCGGGTTCAGCTCCGACCCGGTGCAGCCGACGTGATCGGGGCGCTGAACGATGCCGGCGTGACGACGGCGGTCCTGACCGGGGGATTCGAGCGCGGGGTCGACGCCGCCCTCGAGGACGCCGATGTCTCGGTCGACCGGATCGTCTCGAATCGGCTGCCCGTCGCGGATGGACAGCTCACGGGAGAGGTCGAAGGACCGCTGATCGAGGGCACCAAAGACGACGCCCTGTCGGACCTCGCCGAGGCATACGGCGTCGAAATGGACCAGACGATCGCCGTCGGCGACGGCGCCAACGACCTGCCGATGCTGGAGGTCGCCGGGCTGGCCGTCGGATTCGACCCGAAACCGGCCGTCGGACCGGCCTGTGATGTGGTGGTCGAGTCGATGGACGAATTACACGACGTCCTCGAGGCGGAGGGCGTGTTGTGA
- a CDS encoding beta-ketoacyl-ACP reductase has protein sequence MEPKTCVVTGASRGIGRGIAERFGEAGCEVAVNYRSSAEAAREVVETIEDAGGSALAVQADVTEPDEVEQMATEVQDAFGPVDVLVNNAGINQDVFFKEMSHEEWDTVLDVHLDGTFHCTQTFYDDIAAAEDGRLINISSIVAKGGNLGQANYATAKAGIFGFTRTLAQELAREGSTANCVAPGFIKTSMVTDLPDSIIEQVEADTPLGRIGDVEEVADVVAFLASERSSFITGEIIDVNGGMDL, from the coding sequence ATGGAACCGAAAACCTGTGTCGTGACGGGCGCATCGCGCGGCATCGGGCGTGGGATCGCCGAGCGATTCGGCGAGGCTGGGTGCGAAGTCGCGGTGAATTACCGGAGTTCAGCGGAAGCCGCCCGCGAGGTCGTCGAAACGATCGAAGACGCCGGCGGGTCAGCACTCGCCGTCCAGGCCGACGTGACCGAACCTGACGAGGTCGAGCAGATGGCCACGGAGGTCCAGGACGCCTTCGGACCGGTCGACGTGCTGGTCAACAACGCCGGGATCAACCAGGACGTCTTCTTCAAGGAGATGAGCCACGAGGAGTGGGACACGGTGCTGGATGTTCACTTGGACGGGACGTTCCACTGTACGCAGACGTTCTACGACGACATCGCCGCAGCCGAGGACGGGCGACTGATCAACATCTCAAGCATCGTCGCCAAGGGCGGCAACCTCGGGCAGGCCAATTACGCCACCGCCAAGGCCGGCATCTTCGGCTTTACCCGCACCCTCGCCCAGGAACTCGCTCGCGAGGGATCGACGGCCAACTGCGTCGCACCAGGGTTCATCAAGACGAGCATGGTGACGGACCTGCCGGATTCGATCATCGAACAGGTCGAGGCGGACACGCCGCTTGGCCGGATCGGAGATGTCGAAGAAGTCGCCGACGTGGTTGCCTTCCTCGCCAGCGAGCGCTCGTCGTTCATCACCGGCGAAATCATCGACGTCAACGGCGGCATGGATCTCTAA
- a CDS encoding ABC transporter ATP-binding protein gives MTLKITDVTVDYPETTIGPLALTVDPGVTAVLGPSGAGKSTLLAAIAGFESLQSGTIVLDGQRLDGHPPEDRNVGLVFQDGALFPHLSVRENLAFGAAPGRDVPAVARRLDIADLLDRAPETLSGGERKRVALARTLAADPDALLLDEPLASLDAPIRRRLRLELRDVLAALDVPVLYVTHDREEAMTVGDRLAILHGGTIGQTGPVEAIFDAPASPTVAEFIGFQTAIEGIVRGRATERTRVDIGPTELVVPAETDADRVVLAVRPADLTVDPDDPAMAIEARVASIAVRPTGAVCTCEWGGGEPLRVRIDRSAADGLTVGTPVTLGIDPGSCRLLQRDG, from the coding sequence ATGACACTGAAGATCACCGATGTGACGGTCGATTATCCCGAGACGACGATCGGCCCACTCGCGCTGACAGTCGACCCCGGCGTGACGGCCGTGCTCGGTCCCTCGGGGGCAGGCAAGTCGACGCTACTGGCGGCGATCGCTGGCTTCGAGAGTCTGCAAAGCGGCACGATCGTCCTCGACGGGCAGCGACTCGACGGCCATCCCCCCGAGGATCGCAACGTGGGATTAGTGTTCCAGGACGGGGCGCTGTTCCCCCACTTGAGCGTCCGCGAGAACCTGGCGTTCGGAGCTGCCCCCGGACGGGACGTGCCTGCGGTGGCTCGTCGCCTCGACATCGCGGACCTGCTCGACCGGGCACCGGAGACACTCTCGGGAGGCGAACGGAAGCGAGTCGCCCTCGCGCGGACGCTCGCCGCCGATCCGGACGCACTGTTGCTCGATGAACCGCTGGCGAGCCTCGACGCCCCGATCAGACGACGACTCCGTCTCGAACTCCGGGACGTCCTCGCTGCTCTCGATGTCCCGGTTCTGTACGTGACTCACGACCGCGAGGAGGCGATGACAGTCGGCGATCGCCTGGCGATCCTGCATGGAGGGACGATCGGCCAGACCGGTCCGGTCGAAGCCATCTTCGACGCCCCCGCGAGCCCCACCGTCGCGGAGTTTATCGGTTTTCAGACCGCCATCGAAGGGATCGTCCGCGGACGGGCAACAGAGCGAACCCGCGTGGACATCGGCCCGACCGAACTGGTCGTCCCGGCGGAGACCGATGCCGACCGGGTTGTCCTCGCGGTCCGACCGGCCGATCTGACCGTCGATCCAGATGATCCCGCGATGGCGATCGAGGCGCGAGTGGCCTCGATCGCGGTTCGGCCGACCGGTGCAGTCTGTACGTGCGAGTGGGGCGGTGGGGAACCACTCCGGGTACGGATCGACCGATCCGCAGCCGACGGACTCACGGTGGGCACGCCCGTCACCCTTGGCATCGATCCCGGTTCGTGTCGGCTGCTCCAGCGAGACGGCTGA
- a CDS encoding ABC transporter permease, with the protein MSYADRLRKLRVGPDRKWPNARTQRLALGVVGGLLAAVLVVPVLSFLVVVGLPDLGSFTDPDVLSAVRVSLLTAPVATLVATLFGVPLAYVLAHERFPGKRLVEALVVLPLVTPPVVGGTMLLTVVGRYTPIGGAAAALGVNLTGGYLGVIVAQTFVAAPFLVVTARSGFAAIDEDIERAARNLGKGPIETVRTVSLPLARGPILAGVVLTFGRALGEFGATMMVAYQPRTLPTQIWTAYIAGGVEATAPLVVVLLTAGLGVVAALQYVGQSIGFDT; encoded by the coding sequence GTGAGTTACGCCGATCGCCTCCGGAAGTTACGGGTCGGGCCGGACCGGAAGTGGCCCAACGCACGCACCCAGCGACTCGCCCTCGGAGTCGTCGGTGGACTCCTGGCCGCAGTGTTGGTCGTTCCGGTCCTGTCGTTTCTCGTGGTCGTCGGCCTCCCCGACCTCGGATCGTTTACCGATCCCGACGTGCTCTCGGCAGTACGAGTCTCACTGCTGACTGCACCGGTCGCGACGCTGGTGGCAACGCTGTTTGGCGTCCCACTGGCGTACGTACTCGCCCACGAACGGTTCCCCGGCAAGCGCCTGGTGGAGGCACTCGTCGTGCTCCCCCTCGTGACGCCGCCAGTGGTTGGTGGCACGATGTTGCTGACTGTCGTCGGGCGATACACACCCATCGGGGGCGCGGCGGCAGCCCTCGGCGTCAACCTGACAGGTGGGTATCTCGGCGTCATCGTGGCCCAGACGTTCGTCGCCGCGCCGTTTCTGGTCGTGACCGCCCGGTCGGGGTTCGCCGCGATCGACGAGGACATCGAACGGGCCGCCCGTAACCTCGGGAAGGGACCGATCGAAACCGTCCGGACGGTCTCGCTGCCGCTTGCTCGCGGGCCGATCCTCGCCGGGGTCGTGCTCACGTTCGGGCGGGCACTCGGGGAGTTCGGCGCGACAATGATGGTCGCCTACCAGCCACGGACGTTGCCGACCCAGATCTGGACCGCCTACATCGCGGGCGGAGTCGAGGCGACGGCTCCGCTGGTCGTCGTACTCCTGACTGCCGGACTGGGAGTCGTCGCGGCGCTGCAGTACGTCGGCCAGTCCATCGGGTTCGATACATGA
- a CDS encoding extracellular solute-binding protein → MGQQTPAPAEPTRPVTITRRAFLASVAGVGAGALAGCPGSSDPTASVLAAGSLARVFENVVGPAFGEHSAYDYQGEFHGSNAVMRMVADEQKRPDVVVSADASLLRERLQPEITTWDVAFASNAVVIAYDPRTQLGSRLDSGERWDNVLTSTDAAVGRTDPDLDPLGYRAVQLFELAARYYDRPELAARLRANTTVDPGEAQLLAGVEAGDRAAAIAYRNMAVDHGLAAHTLPPELNFAEPTLADHYAQASYTSDEGRTIVGTPIVYNATVPGDASRPEAGRAFVGFLAERPDLLTDNGLVVPESVPRGHGSVPEGVLP, encoded by the coding sequence ATGGGCCAACAGACGCCAGCACCGGCAGAGCCAACCCGTCCGGTGACCATCACCCGCCGGGCGTTTCTCGCGAGCGTCGCTGGGGTCGGGGCGGGAGCGCTGGCGGGCTGTCCCGGATCCAGTGATCCGACCGCGTCGGTCCTCGCGGCGGGGAGCCTGGCGAGGGTGTTCGAGAACGTGGTCGGGCCGGCGTTCGGGGAGCATTCGGCCTACGACTACCAGGGGGAGTTCCACGGCTCCAACGCAGTCATGCGAATGGTCGCGGACGAACAGAAACGCCCGGACGTAGTCGTCAGCGCCGACGCCTCGCTGCTCCGGGAGCGTCTACAGCCCGAAATCACCACCTGGGACGTGGCGTTCGCCTCGAACGCCGTCGTCATCGCGTACGACCCCCGAACACAGCTCGGATCGCGGCTCGATTCGGGCGAGCGATGGGACAACGTGCTAACGAGCACTGACGCGGCGGTCGGGCGGACTGATCCGGATCTGGATCCACTGGGGTACCGCGCCGTCCAGCTGTTCGAACTTGCCGCGCGGTACTACGACCGGCCCGAGCTAGCCGCGCGCCTGCGGGCAAACACGACTGTCGATCCCGGGGAAGCACAGTTGCTGGCGGGCGTCGAAGCCGGCGATCGGGCGGCCGCGATAGCCTACCGGAATATGGCCGTCGATCACGGACTGGCCGCCCACACGTTGCCACCCGAGTTGAACTTTGCCGAACCGACGCTGGCCGACCACTACGCACAGGCGTCCTACACGAGCGACGAGGGACGAACGATCGTGGGGACGCCGATCGTCTACAACGCGACGGTTCCAGGGGATGCCTCCCGTCCCGAGGCCGGCCGGGCGTTCGTCGGCTTTCTCGCGGAGCGCCCCGATCTGCTCACCGATAACGGCCTCGTCGTGCCCGAGTCTGTCCCCCGTGGCCACGGATCTGTGCCCGAGGGGGTACTCCCATGA
- a CDS encoding TOBE domain-containing protein, with translation MDAGFEAHLRIDGVSFDASDAALLAAIDEHRSLNAAAEALGRSYSRAHDRLKELESVLGSLAERSRGGRQGGGSELTSKGRDLLDRFDRLQAVLSDSARTDEVAIEGQVRDRDGELATVETPAGTVRALLFEDVTAVEVLFRADAITLHRPETSPSATDTSARNRFDGIVERVASGEAIAHVDVAVAADLTLRVTVTQDSISMLELESGTPVVASFKATATRAVPR, from the coding sequence ATGGACGCGGGCTTCGAGGCCCATCTCCGAATCGACGGCGTGAGCTTCGACGCGTCGGACGCAGCACTGCTTGCCGCGATCGACGAACACCGGTCGCTGAACGCGGCGGCCGAGGCGCTCGGTCGATCCTACTCGCGGGCCCACGATCGCCTGAAAGAACTGGAATCGGTCCTGGGATCCCTCGCCGAGCGCAGCCGGGGCGGCCGCCAGGGTGGCGGCAGTGAGCTCACCTCGAAGGGCCGGGATCTGCTGGATCGGTTCGACCGCCTTCAGGCGGTTCTTTCGGACTCGGCTCGGACCGACGAGGTGGCTATCGAGGGCCAGGTTCGGGACCGTGACGGGGAACTGGCCACTGTCGAGACGCCGGCCGGGACGGTCCGGGCGTTGCTGTTCGAGGACGTCACTGCGGTCGAGGTGCTGTTCCGGGCTGACGCCATCACGCTCCACCGCCCGGAGACATCTCCGTCGGCCACTGATACCAGCGCTCGAAATCGATTCGACGGCATCGTCGAGCGCGTCGCGTCGGGCGAGGCGATCGCTCACGTCGACGTCGCGGTCGCCGCCGATCTGACGCTACGGGTGACCGTCACTCAGGATAGCATCAGTATGCTCGAACTCGAATCGGGGACGCCGGTCGTCGCGTCGTTCAAGGCGACCGCGACCCGCGCGGTCCCGCGTTGA
- a CDS encoding DUF7529 family protein, whose amino-acid sequence MPNGSADDDPPGRANEESLDGATDDPTVDGVPRNVRASDGWQAVLDEQAATAESYRSEDWETLELHPGDSVFVDNESRTGLDVLLSGPEYEDLETLTDAYTFREVEVFRASDGSTVYLLIVERAPAENVAVLIPAYYDRTQAGETLQAVRTAGEIRLFCRRLNDEYVELRHDDPAPFLPAEE is encoded by the coding sequence ATGCCCAACGGTTCGGCGGACGACGACCCGCCCGGCAGGGCGAACGAGGAGTCACTGGATGGAGCGACCGACGATCCGACGGTGGACGGAGTCCCGCGGAACGTCCGTGCAAGCGACGGCTGGCAGGCCGTCCTGGACGAGCAGGCGGCGACCGCCGAGTCCTACCGGTCGGAAGACTGGGAGACACTGGAGCTTCACCCGGGGGATTCAGTGTTCGTGGACAACGAGTCCCGGACCGGTTTGGATGTCCTGTTGTCCGGCCCGGAGTACGAGGACCTGGAGACACTCACCGACGCCTACACCTTCAGGGAAGTCGAAGTCTTCCGTGCGAGCGACGGATCGACGGTCTACCTCCTGATCGTCGAGCGGGCCCCTGCCGAGAACGTCGCCGTGTTGATCCCGGCCTATTACGACCGGACCCAGGCCGGCGAGACGTTGCAGGCCGTCCGGACCGCGGGGGAGATCCGACTGTTCTGTCGCCGGTTGAACGACGAGTACGTCGAATTGCGTCACGACGACCCCGCACCGTTCCTGCCCGCTGAGGAGTGA